TTATTTGGATGGCGATATTAATTCACGAGAGGAACAAACGTTAAAACAACATTTGCAGACATGCGAAAAGTGTCAGCAGCATTACCATGAGTTAACGAAGACAGCGGCGTTGATTCAAAGTACTTCTCATCTTCAAGCGCCTCCGGATTTTGTCGCCCGGACACTCAGCGGACTGCCGAAGGAAAAAACCCGGGTGAAATCAAGACGCTGGCTGCAGGCTCACCCATTTCTGGTTTCAGCTGCTGTGTTCCTGCTGCTGATGAGTACGCTCTTATTCTCGAATTTCAATAACGAGCAACATTTCTCGTTCACAAAACAGCCGAACGTAATCGTTGAAGGCGAGATGGTCATCGTGCCGGAAGGGGAAGTGGTCACTGGCAATCTGACTGTACGTAATGGTGATCTGCGGATTGAAGGGGAAGTGCAGGGGGATGTGACGGTGATAAACGGTTCTGCTTATATGGCTTCTACAGGCATAATCACCGGCAGCAGTGAAGAAATCGATCAGGCATTTGAGTGGCTCTGGTACACGATTAAGACCGAAATCCGGGGTATGATGTCAATTTTTGAAGAAGAAGGTATACCGGCGGGCGAATAAGCCGTTCCCATTGGGGGAATCGGCTTTTTTGCTGCCGCAATAACCCTGATAGTATGCTATACTGAAAAGCAAGTGAGGGAAAAAGCGAGGGTTGTCAGATGCCGCTTCTGGAAGACTTAGCAAATCAGACGCCACTCGAGCTTGTCATCAACGTAGCTGATGTGCTGCTTGTGTGGTTTGTCATATATAAATTAATTGCAATTGTAAAAGGAACGAAAGCCGTCCAATTATTAAAAGGTATTTTCGTCATCATTATTGCCCAGTTCATCACGCAGGCACTCGGCCTCGATACGCTGCAATGGCTCATTCAGCAAGTGCTTGAATGGGGTGTCCTGGCGATCATCATCATTTTCCAGCCGGAACTTCGCCGGGCACTTGAACAGATCGGCCGGGGCAAGCTGTTCGCGAGCAGCACACTGCAGGAAGAGTCAGAGCGCAACCGCCTGATTGAAGCGATGAATAAATCTGTCAGCTATATGGCGAAGCGGCGAATCGGGGCATTGATTTCCATAGAACGGGAAACGGGTTTAAGCGATTATATTGAAACCGGAATTCCGATGAATTCTGATTTGACGTCAGAGCTGATGATCAATATCTTTATTCCAAATACACCGCTGCATGATGGAGCCGTTGTAGTTCAGAAAAACCGGGTAGCCGCGGCAGCATGTTATTTGCCGCTGTCAGAAAGCCCATTCATTTCAAAAGAACTCGGAACGCGCCACCGTGCCGCTCTGGGAATCAGTGAAGTGACTGACGCCATTACGATTGTGGTTTCTGAAGAAACGGGTGCTATCAGCCTGACGGCAAATGGCGATCTCCATCGGAACCTGTCAATCGAGGACTTTGAAGTGAAACTGCGCCAGCTTTGGTTTGGTGAAGGCGAGGAGCAGCAAAATTCATCCTGGTGGTCCCGGGGAGGGAAGCGCAATGGATAAAATGATGGATAATCCTTGGTTTCTGCGCATTGTTGCACTTCTGCTGGCCATCCTCATGTTCTTCACGGTGAAGAATGCCGAGGAAGCGGCCGGGCTAAATGCGCGGGTGACGGAAGTGCTGACGGATGTGCCGATTGAAGTCTATTATGATAATGAAAGTGCGGTCGTTACAGGCGTGCCGCCTGTTGCAGACGTGCAGATCGCAGGACCGGCGAATCTTGTCCAGACGACAGAGAAATTAATGGATTTTACATTATTCGTTGATTTACGCGAGTTATCGTATGGCGAGCACCAAGTGATGATTCAGACCGAAAACCTGCCGGAAGAACTTCAGGTCCGGGTGAATCCGGTAGTACTGGATATAATAATTGAAGAGCGGGTCACAAAAGAATTCCCGATTGATCCCGAGATCAATGAACAGATTCTGGCTGAGGGCTACTACATCGAAAGCACAGCGACAGAGCCGGATACAGTGCTTGTAACAGGTGCGGAAAGTGCAGTGGAATCGATTGATGTCGTAAAAGCTATTTTAAGCACCGAAGCGGAAGATATTGATGAGTCGTTTACTGCAAAAGCGCAGATTCGGGTGTTGGATGCTGCGCTGAAACAGCCGGCAGTATCCATTGAGCCTGAGACCACTGAAGTGAGAGTGAATGTGGCGGAGTACAGCCGCGAAGTACCGGTCACCATCCGGGAGTCGGGTGAGGCACCTGAGGGACTTATCGTGCAGGAGCTCCTTCCTTCACAGGAAACAGTTCAGATTTTCGGACCCAAAAGTACAGTGGATGCCATCAAGGAATATATCGTCAGCGTGAATACCGGCGTGCTGACTGCTTCAGACCGGACGATAGAAGTAGCCCTGTCTCCGCCGCAGGGAACACGGTCGGTTGCTCCGACAGAATTGACTGTCAGTGCGAACATTGCAGCAGAATCCGGTACAGCTGCAGGTGATTTAGGACTCCAGGCTACTGAAGTGCTGATGACTGATACCGGCGAGAGCCGGCGGATTTTCGCGAATGTACCGGTTGAAGTAAAAGGGCTCGGCAAGGGATATACTGTTTCATTTCCCGAACCGGAGAATGGCCGCCTTTCACTGGCAGTCACCGGTGACCCGGCAGCACTGGCCGCGCTGACGGCGGCTGATTTTTCGATATACGTGGAAGCGGAAGAACGCAGCGGCAGGCAGCGGCTATCCGTGAAATTCAAAGGCCCGGGAGCGATTGCCTCATGGCTTGTAGCTCCGGGACATGTGACGGTTGAAATTGTGAAGAAAGTGTAGCTGGCATAGCGGATGACAAGGGTTGAAGGAGAGAAAAGTATGGGTAAATATTTTGGGACGGATGGCGTACGCGGAGTAGCGAATACCGAATTGACGCCGGAACTTGCATTCAGACTGGGCCGGATCGGCGGACATGTCCTGACAAAAGAAGCAAAAGACAAACCGAAAGTGCTGATCGGTCTGGATACACGAATTTCGGGGCAAATGCTCGAAAGTGCACTGATGGCAGGTCTGCTGTCAGTAGGAGCTGAAGTAATGCGGCTTGGTGTAATCAGCACCCCGGGCGTTGCTTACCTGACTCGTGCTGTCGGTGCGGATGCAGGTGTTATGATCTCTGCTTCGCATAATCCGGTGGCGGACAATGGTATTAAGTTCTTTGGACCAGACGGTTTTAAGTTATCAGATACACAGGAAGCGGAGATTGAAGAACTGCTGGATGCCGAAACGGATAATCTTCCGCGGCCGATTGCAGGCGATCTTGGAAATATCACACAATATTTTGAGGGCGGTCAGAAATATCTTCAGTATTTGAAACAGACGGTAGATGAAGAGTTTGATGGAATTCATGTGGCACTTGACTGTGCACATGGAGCAACTTCACAGCTCGCTACGCATGTGTTCGCTGATCTTGATGCGGATATCACTTCCATGGGCGCTTCACCGAATGGCCTGAATATTAATAATGGAGTCGGTTCGACACATCCTGAAGCATTGGCATCCCTTGTAACAGAAAAAGGCGCGGATATCGGCCTTGCATTTGATGGAGACGGGGATCGGCTGATTGCAGTGGACGAACAGGGCCGTATCATTGATGGGGACCGGATTCTGTACATATGCGGAAAATACCTGAACCTGGAAGGCCGGCTGAAAAACCGGACAGTTGTGACGACCGTCATGAGCAATATGGGGTTGTATAAAGCACTGGAAGACAATGGAATACAAAGTGTCCAGACAGCAGTAGGTGACCGCTACGTTGTGGAAGAAATGAGAACGAACGGTTATAGCCTTGGAGGCGAACAATCCGGTCATATTGTCTTTCTCGATTACAATACAACTGGCGATGGTCTCCTGACCGGTATGCAGCTTGTGAATATCATGAAAAGCACAGGTAAGAAACTGTCTGAACTGGCGAATGAAGTTGAAATCTTCCCGCAGCAACTTGTCAATATCCGAGTTACGAACAAGCATGCAGTGACCGATAATGCAAAAGTCGCTGCGGTCATAAAAGAAGTGGAAAAGGAAATGGCCGGAAATGGCCGTGTTCTCGTCCGTCCTTCCGGCACTGAGCCGCTCGTTCGGGTCATGGTGGAAGCGGCATCAGCTGACGACTGCGAACGGTATGTTGAACAAATCGCAGCAGTGGTCCGTGAAGAAATGGGATTAAAAGAATAGCAGACAGCTGGTTAATAAATATACGATATAGCTGCAGACAGCCCGTAGTATTCAAGGGATTGTCTGCAGCTTTTTTCATGATGTATGCCTGTTTCGAGCTTAATGATACTTCCTGCTCCATACTATAAGAATAAACACGTATACCAAAAATGGAAATGCTGGCATAAAACGTATCCTGGAGTTTTTTGGATATAAAACAGCCGCGGCAGCAACTCAGACAGCTCCGATTGATGGTTTGGTTCAAAAGTGATTTTGTTGTTGTTGAATTGACGGGATAAAAAGAAACAGGTTATGATGAACTGGTAGTTTGTACACCGTTAAAGGAGGGAAAAGTATACAGGTAAATCGGAAAACAATCACAAGCGCCTGTGCTGGGGAAATCGGACGGAATCAGCTTCCCAGCAGACGAGGAGGAGGAGTATCGAATTTTCGGCGGATACCTCCCGGCCGTGGCCCGGTCGTTATGGTCAGCTGTAAAACAGCAGAGCAATCTGCTGCACAAAACGGCGGATCAGGTCCATGAGTGATACGAAAGCGGCTGTATAACAACAGCGCTTCTTTCACATACCTATTTTATATATTGGAGGAACATCTACATGTGCGGAATTGTTGGCTACATTGGCGAAAGCGATGCAAAAGAAATTTTATTGAAGGGGCTTGAACGCCTTGAATACCGCGGTTATGATTCAGCGGGAATTGCTGTGCGCAACACTGACGGTGTGACAGTATTTAAAGAAAAAGGGCGGATAGCGGACCTGCGGGCAGAAGTGGATCTGAACGTGGAAGCGGTCACCGGAATCGGCCATACTCGCTGGGCCACACACGGTGTGCCGAATCACGTGAACGCTCACCCGCATCAGAGCACGACCGAACGTTTCACTCTCGTGCATAACGGCGTCATTGAAAATTATCATCATCTGCAACGCGACTACCTGGAAGGCGTGGAAATGCAGTCGGATACAGATACGGAAATCATTGTGCAGCTGATTGAGAGATTCTCGAAACAGGGGCTGTCGACGAGAGAAGCATTCACGAAAACACTGGAGCTGTTGAAGGGTTCTTATGCGCTGGCATTGCTTGACGCAGAAGAAGCACAGACGATCTATGTAGCAAAAAACAAAAGCCCGCTGCTTGTTGGTCTTGGCGAAGAGTTCAATGTCGTGGCATCGGATGCCATGGCTATGCTGCAAGTGACGGATCAGTTTGTTGAATTGATGGACAAGGAAATCGTCATTGTGAATAAAGAAAGTGTGGAGATCTATACACTGGAAGGTGAACGCATCCATCGTCAGCCATTTACTGCAGAAATTGATATGAATGATATTGAAAAAGGCACATACCCGCATTATATGCTGAAAGAGATCGATGAACAGCCGGCAGTTGTGCGCCGCATCATTCAGAACTACCAGGATGAAAACGATGAACTGACAATTGAGCAGGACGTTCTGGAGGCACTCAAGCAAGCTGACCGCCTGTATATCATTGCAGCCGGTACAAGCTACCATGCGGGATTGATCGGGAAAGAATACATTGAAAAAATGGCTCAGATTCCGGTTGAAGTTCATATTGCGAGCGAATTCGGTTATAATATGCCACTTCTGTCCGAGAAACCGTTGTTCATCTTCATTTCACAGTCAGGTGAAACTGCCGACAGCCGCCAAGTGCTCGTGAAAGTGAAAGAACTCGGCCATCCGGCTCTGACCATTACGAACGTTGCAGGATCTACACTGTCGCGTGAAGC
Above is a genomic segment from Planococcus lenghuensis containing:
- a CDS encoding anti-sigma factor family protein; its protein translation is MAVCPDRIIDLMHDYLDGDINSREEQTLKQHLQTCEKCQQHYHELTKTAALIQSTSHLQAPPDFVARTLSGLPKEKTRVKSRRWLQAHPFLVSAAVFLLLMSTLLFSNFNNEQHFSFTKQPNVIVEGEMVIVPEGEVVTGNLTVRNGDLRIEGEVQGDVTVINGSAYMASTGIITGSSEEIDQAFEWLWYTIKTEIRGMMSIFEEEGIPAGE
- the cdaA gene encoding diadenylate cyclase CdaA; the encoded protein is MPLLEDLANQTPLELVINVADVLLVWFVIYKLIAIVKGTKAVQLLKGIFVIIIAQFITQALGLDTLQWLIQQVLEWGVLAIIIIFQPELRRALEQIGRGKLFASSTLQEESERNRLIEAMNKSVSYMAKRRIGALISIERETGLSDYIETGIPMNSDLTSELMINIFIPNTPLHDGAVVVQKNRVAAAACYLPLSESPFISKELGTRHRAALGISEVTDAITIVVSEETGAISLTANGDLHRNLSIEDFEVKLRQLWFGEGEEQQNSSWWSRGGKRNG
- a CDS encoding CdaR family protein, translating into MDKMMDNPWFLRIVALLLAILMFFTVKNAEEAAGLNARVTEVLTDVPIEVYYDNESAVVTGVPPVADVQIAGPANLVQTTEKLMDFTLFVDLRELSYGEHQVMIQTENLPEELQVRVNPVVLDIIIEERVTKEFPIDPEINEQILAEGYYIESTATEPDTVLVTGAESAVESIDVVKAILSTEAEDIDESFTAKAQIRVLDAALKQPAVSIEPETTEVRVNVAEYSREVPVTIRESGEAPEGLIVQELLPSQETVQIFGPKSTVDAIKEYIVSVNTGVLTASDRTIEVALSPPQGTRSVAPTELTVSANIAAESGTAAGDLGLQATEVLMTDTGESRRIFANVPVEVKGLGKGYTVSFPEPENGRLSLAVTGDPAALAALTAADFSIYVEAEERSGRQRLSVKFKGPGAIASWLVAPGHVTVEIVKKV
- the glmM gene encoding phosphoglucosamine mutase yields the protein MGKYFGTDGVRGVANTELTPELAFRLGRIGGHVLTKEAKDKPKVLIGLDTRISGQMLESALMAGLLSVGAEVMRLGVISTPGVAYLTRAVGADAGVMISASHNPVADNGIKFFGPDGFKLSDTQEAEIEELLDAETDNLPRPIAGDLGNITQYFEGGQKYLQYLKQTVDEEFDGIHVALDCAHGATSQLATHVFADLDADITSMGASPNGLNINNGVGSTHPEALASLVTEKGADIGLAFDGDGDRLIAVDEQGRIIDGDRILYICGKYLNLEGRLKNRTVVTTVMSNMGLYKALEDNGIQSVQTAVGDRYVVEEMRTNGYSLGGEQSGHIVFLDYNTTGDGLLTGMQLVNIMKSTGKKLSELANEVEIFPQQLVNIRVTNKHAVTDNAKVAAVIKEVEKEMAGNGRVLVRPSGTEPLVRVMVEAASADDCERYVEQIAAVVREEMGLKE
- the glmS gene encoding glutamine--fructose-6-phosphate transaminase (isomerizing), which encodes MCGIVGYIGESDAKEILLKGLERLEYRGYDSAGIAVRNTDGVTVFKEKGRIADLRAEVDLNVEAVTGIGHTRWATHGVPNHVNAHPHQSTTERFTLVHNGVIENYHHLQRDYLEGVEMQSDTDTEIIVQLIERFSKQGLSTREAFTKTLELLKGSYALALLDAEEAQTIYVAKNKSPLLVGLGEEFNVVASDAMAMLQVTDQFVELMDKEIVIVNKESVEIYTLEGERIHRQPFTAEIDMNDIEKGTYPHYMLKEIDEQPAVVRRIIQNYQDENDELTIEQDVLEALKQADRLYIIAAGTSYHAGLIGKEYIEKMAQIPVEVHIASEFGYNMPLLSEKPLFIFISQSGETADSRQVLVKVKELGHPALTITNVAGSTLSREADYTLLLHAGPEIAVASTKAYTAQLAVMAILSSVTAKAKGIDIGFDLEQELSIAANAIQTQVDDKENMEDIAREYLAVTRNCFFIGRNVDYYVGLEGALKLKEISYIQAEGFAGGELKHGTIALIEEGTPVIALATQEAVNLNIRGNVKEVAARGAYPCIISMEGLAEEGDRLVLPRVHELLTPIVSVIPLQLISYYAALHRDCDVDKPRNLAKSVTVE